From Campylobacter pinnipediorum subsp. caledonicus:
ATCACTAGCACTTTCTAAAATAGGACAATGGCTAGCTACCGACATATTTAAAAGCATAGTTTTTTTTGCACCGGCCTCTTTAAAAGTTGGTTGAAGTGCATCTAGATCATCTTTTATGCCAGCAACTACTATTTGCCTATCACAATTATAGTTTGCAGCATATACTTGCTTTCCTTGCAATAATGCATTTTTACAAATATCTTCTACTTTTTGATCATCTAACCCTAGTATCACCATCATACCAGCACCTTTGCCATCGCAAGCTTCTTGCATAAATTTGCCTCTTAAATTCACGATTTTGATACCGTCTATAAAATCAAAAGCACCATTTACGCATAACGCACTAAATTCTCCAAGAGAGTGTCCTAAAGAAAATTCCTGATTAAGCTCTATCTTTGTTTTTAATGCTTCATAAGTCATTAATGAGTTTAATACTATTGCAGGTTGGGTAAATTCGCTAATATTTAATTCTTCATTTTCTGCAAAAAGTAATTTTTCAAAATCAATATCTAATGACTGACTGGCTTTATATAATAAATCTTTAGATTGTTGGAAATTTAGGTAAAAATCTTTACCCATTCCAACATTTTGAGAACCTTGACCTGCAAATATAAAAGCATATTTTAAAGACATTTTTAATGATGTCCTCCGCAGCAGCCACCTTCTTTATGATCATGGTGATGCCCATGTCCTCCACAACAACCGCCTTCTTCGTGGTCATGATGATGTCCATGTCCTCCGCAGCAGCCACCTTCTTTTTCTCCATGACTACCACAACCGCAACTATGTTTACCAGCAACTATTCCGGTAGCTAGTTCATCCTCGCTAGCATCTCTTACTTCTAATATTTCTACATTAAAAAGTAAATCTTTGCCAGCATAAGGATGATTAAAATCAACCATTACTTCATCTTCGCCTATTGCTTTTACAATAACTCTAACATTTGAACCATCTTCGCCTTGTCCAAACAATTCCATGCCTTCTCTTAATTCGATGCCAGCAAATTGCTCTTTTGGTAGGGCTTGAACTGCAGAGCTGTCGTATTCCCCGCAAGCATTAGCAGCTTTTATTGTTATAATTGTCTTATCACCTTCTTTAAGCTTTAAAATTTCATCCTCTAAATTTTGGATAATATGACCTCTTCCAGTCATAAATGAAATCCCACCATTTTCCATATTTGTTTCTAATACTTCACCAGTGTTTGCATCTTTTAATTCGTAAAACATAGTTATTACTTGATCTTTGTTCACAATAATCTCCTTAAATTTTTGATAATGGTTGAGATTATATCTAAAAAAGCTTAATTATTTTTTTACTATTTTCTATCTGGAGATGCTTGTGCTTCTTTTGTTTCTGGATATCCAATTTTTAGAGCTTTATAGAATCTATTAGCACTGCTAGTATCACCAACTTTATCAAAACTTATGGCGGTATGATATAAAAGTTTTGGTAGATAAGATGCTTTATCATCCATTTCTATACTTTTTTGGTAATATGCTATAGCATTGGCATATAGTTTATTTTTATATTCTATCTCACCAAGATAAAAATTGGATGTAGCTGGTCTATTGTTTTTTTCTATTAAGTATTCAAAGTGTTCTTTTGCATCATCTAGTTTATTTTCATTAAATAATTTTACAGCATTTTTATATATATCATTATTGCTTTTGCTAGAAAAATTATTCTTATTTGATTTAGTAGTTACTTTTTTTTCTTCTTTTGGTTTTATCTCTTTTTTGTCTATAAGAGTTCCTAACTGTTTTAGTGTTTTTGTTATTTTTGTGTAATTTTTTTCTTGAATTTTTCTTGTTTCTTCTACATATTGCTTTAGTGATTCAAATGAGGTATTTGAAGAGTTAAGATCGCTTAGCATTCTAGAGTCAATCTCATTAAGGCGTTGCTCTAATTTATAAATTCTAGCACTAAGGCTTTCAACAATACTTTGTAAACCTTGTATTTGTTCTTGATTTGTATTTAAATTTGATTCTAGTGTTGCTACATTGTGCTTGTTTTTTAAAACCTCTTTTTCACCTTCTGTTAACCCGTAAGGATTAGCTGTATCTAAATTTCCAGCATTAAATACAGAAATTTCACCTGCCAAAGAAGCAGCGGTTATAGAGCTTATAACCGCTAATGAAAAAATATTTTTTATCATAGTACTAAAAAATTAAGGTAGAACTTTAAATTCAACACGTCTATTTTGAGCATCGCAAGATTTTGATTTGCTAGCGCAAACTGGATTGCTTTCACCATAGCTTACAACTGATATTCTATCTGCCGAAACACCATTTTTTACTAGAGCATCTTTTGTGCTTTTTGCTCTTTTTAAACCAAGTGCGTAGTTATACTCATCTGTTCCCCACTCATCGCAGTTTCCTTCAACTTTTATAGATAAGTTGTTTGCTTGTGTGTTAGTAAATAAAGCAGCATTTAAACTAACTTTTCCTTGTTGATCAGCTGATATATTAAACTTATCAAAATCAAAATATATATTTTGAACTTTTGATTGTACGCTTGATATTAGAGCATTTAATCTATCGGTATCACTCATTTCGTACACAACTTCCTCAGCAGTTGATGGTTCTACAACGTCAGCACTCATATCTACCTCAGGGGTTTTTTGAGAACATCCAGCAAATAGCAATCCAGCCACAGCTAAACCAGTTAATAATACATTTTTCATAAATTTATACCTCTCTATGTTTGAAATTTATAATATTATATCACAATTTAAAATATATTACCAATCTATTGATTGAATTTTTCCTATTTTTAGTGGAAATTGAAAACTTTTATTTTCATTAATCCTAATAACACCTAACGAACTTTGGCTTCCAATTTGTTTTATAAATACTACGCTTTCTCCATCGCTTGAAAATCTAGGATAATTATTTTTTCCATTTGCCGTTAGTTGTCTTATAAAGTCTGTTTTTGTTGATATCATATAGATATTAAATGAATTACTTGGATCGCTACTATTTTCTCTACTAGAATAAACTATGTAATTTCCATAAGTAGTTACTGAATTGTTATTTTTTCCATGAAAGACCATTTGCTCAACACTTTTTGTATATATATCTGTAGCAAAAATATTTGGATAACCAAGTCTGTCAGATACAAAAACAATCCTGCTGTCGTTATCAACAAAGTTGCCATTTACATCTATGCCGATATAATTTGTTACTTGATTTAAGCTTTTAGTTTTTAAATCATATACATAAATATCTGGCTGATCTTGTGGAGCCATCGTTAATAAAATTTTTTGACCATCCTTGCTAACATCTGAAGCAATTAACATACCATTGCTATCAATTATTTTTGTTTTATTTCCATTAGTTAGATTGTATCTAAAAAGCGTAGGTTTATTATTTACATATCCAGTGTAGTAAAATATGCTTTGTTCTTTATTGCCCCATTTTGGAAAAATATTTAATTTACCACCTATTATTGTTTTTTGATATGTCAATGTATAGTCAGCCACAACTATATCACTCTCTTTTGCTGATGTGTATTTTGAAAAAATTATAAATTTTTCCATCCATTCAACAGATGGTAGATTTAGCTCTTTTGTTAGATCAACTATACTTTTGTGAGCTAAAAATGGATATTTTTCACCATTTAAAAGATAATTTTTTTGATACTTAGTTAAACCTGTTTTTGCGTCTATAAGTTTTGTTTGGAGTGTTATATCAGAATCGATAGAACCTTGTAGGGCATATCTAAATATAAATTGAGTTCCATCGTTTAATACATTTGTTAATTCATCACCTTCAAAGTTGGCAATATTTTCACTTTTAATGATTTCAAAATCAGCACTAACTTTTAAATCCCCAAGCATAATTTTAAAAAATTTCTCTTTTAAATTAAGATCTTGCATATTCTCACTAGCATCTTGAAGTGCTATTTTTGGCAATGCAATGCCTTGATTTATAACAGATATTGTTGCATCAGAAGCAAACATAAATGTTAACATAATATGTAAAGCTAAAATAATTTTCTTCATATATACTCCATTTTATTTTTTTATATCGTATAAAAAATATCCTTTTGTAAGGATAAAATATAGTAATATTTTAGTCTTTTATTTTAAATAATAAATTTCTTTTACAGCTTATCTTCTAAAAATAAATTTAAAGATATACTTCTATTGTTGTTTGAATGCGGAAATTTTTCTGTGGTTAACTTGTTTAAGAATTTTCTTACTTTTTTATTGAAATTATCATCAAGAGATAGCTTTATTATTTCATAATTAAAATTTCCGTAAGCGTCTATTAGAATTTTTATAAGAGCCTTATTATCGGAATCAGCCTTATAGCTTCTCCAAGCTCTTTCAATTTGATTTTGTATAGCACCTAGTAATGGATCATATGTTCCAGTACTTTGACTTTCTGGAGTTTTTGCTACTTCGTCTATTTTTAAACTTTCTATGATATTTGTCGCTTTGTTTATTTTTGTTGTTGAGTTTTTTTTCTCATCTTTTTTTCTGCTTTGTATTTTTGTACTTTTTTTCTCTTTTTGCTGTAATTGTTTTGTATCTATATCTTTAAATAAGTCTTTTAAACTAGGTTTTTTTTCACTAACTACAACTTGCTCTTCTTCTTTTTGTGCTGCCTGTGTTGTTTGTTTATTTGTGGTGTTTGTTTTTTCTTTTTCTTCTTGCTTCTTTTCAGGTTGATCTTCTTTTGCTATTTCTTTTTCTTCTTTCTTTTCTGGTGCTTTTATCTCAGTTGATAACTCTTGTTCTACGATCATAACATCCATAAAAGAATCTTTTTTATCTGTGTATTTTTTAATTGGATCTGTAAAAGTTGAAATATTTATTAAAATAATAGCAACAATACTTACATATAAGCAAAGAGAAACCAAAAAAGAGCTTATTGTGGGAAATTTAAAATTTAACATAAAGTTATTTAATTTGTTTGCAATGCTACTTTGGTAAATCCGGAGTTTTTAAGCGTTTTTAACGCAAACATAACATCATCATATTTTAGATTTTTATCGGCTTTTATGTAAACCGGCGAGTTTTTCTCATACTTTTGCCCAATTAACAATA
This genomic window contains:
- the fabD gene encoding ACP S-malonyltransferase — protein: MSLKYAFIFAGQGSQNVGMGKDFYLNFQQSKDLLYKASQSLDIDFEKLLFAENEELNISEFTQPAIVLNSLMTYEALKTKIELNQEFSLGHSLGEFSALCVNGAFDFIDGIKIVNLRGKFMQEACDGKGAGMMVILGLDDQKVEDICKNALLQGKQVYAANYNCDRQIVVAGIKDDLDALQPTFKEAGAKKTMLLNMSVASHCPILESASDKLYGKLELYIKDSFLPVVSNANANVYTEKTNALGLLKQQLVSPVLYKQSIKNFENNVDCFIEIGSNILKGMNKKITNKPTLSITDVKSMDEVIDFLEGK
- a CDS encoding FKBP-type peptidyl-prolyl cis-trans isomerase; this encodes MNKDQVITMFYELKDANTGEVLETNMENGGISFMTGRGHIIQNLEDEILKLKEGDKTIITIKAANACGEYDSSAVQALPKEQFAGIELREGMELFGQGEDGSNVRVIVKAIGEDEVMVDFNHPYAGKDLLFNVEILEVRDASEDELATGIVAGKHSCGCGSHGEKEGGCCGGHGHHHDHEEGGCCGGHGHHHDHKEGGCCGGHH
- a CDS encoding tetratricopeptide repeat protein, whose product is MIKNIFSLAVISSITAASLAGEISVFNAGNLDTANPYGLTEGEKEVLKNKHNVATLESNLNTNQEQIQGLQSIVESLSARIYKLEQRLNEIDSRMLSDLNSSNTSFESLKQYVEETRKIQEKNYTKITKTLKQLGTLIDKKEIKPKEEKKVTTKSNKNNFSSKSNNDIYKNAVKLFNENKLDDAKEHFEYLIEKNNRPATSNFYLGEIEYKNKLYANAIAYYQKSIEMDDKASYLPKLLYHTAISFDKVGDTSSANRFYKALKIGYPETKEAQASPDRK
- a CDS encoding OmpA family protein, with the protein product MKNVLLTGLAVAGLLFAGCSQKTPEVDMSADVVEPSTAEEVVYEMSDTDRLNALISSVQSKVQNIYFDFDKFNISADQQGKVSLNAALFTNTQANNLSIKVEGNCDEWGTDEYNYALGLKRAKSTKDALVKNGVSADRISVVSYGESNPVCASKSKSCDAQNRRVEFKVLP
- the tolB gene encoding Tol-Pal system protein TolB, with the protein product MKKIILALHIMLTFMFASDATISVINQGIALPKIALQDASENMQDLNLKEKFFKIMLGDLKVSADFEIIKSENIANFEGDELTNVLNDGTQFIFRYALQGSIDSDITLQTKLIDAKTGLTKYQKNYLLNGEKYPFLAHKSIVDLTKELNLPSVEWMEKFIIFSKYTSAKESDIVVADYTLTYQKTIIGGKLNIFPKWGNKEQSIFYYTGYVNNKPTLFRYNLTNGNKTKIIDSNGMLIASDVSKDGQKILLTMAPQDQPDIYVYDLKTKSLNQVTNYIGIDVNGNFVDNDSRIVFVSDRLGYPNIFATDIYTKSVEQMVFHGKNNNSVTTYGNYIVYSSRENSSDPSNSFNIYMISTKTDFIRQLTANGKNNYPRFSSDGESVVFIKQIGSQSSLGVIRINENKSFQFPLKIGKIQSIDW
- a CDS encoding TonB C-terminal domain-containing protein; its protein translation is MLNFKFPTISSFLVSLCLYVSIVAIILINISTFTDPIKKYTDKKDSFMDVMIVEQELSTEIKAPEKKEEKEIAKEDQPEKKQEEKEKTNTTNKQTTQAAQKEEEQVVVSEKKPSLKDLFKDIDTKQLQQKEKKSTKIQSRKKDEKKNSTTKINKATNIIESLKIDEVAKTPESQSTGTYDPLLGAIQNQIERAWRSYKADSDNKALIKILIDAYGNFNYEIIKLSLDDNFNKKVRKFLNKLTTEKFPHSNNNRSISLNLFLEDKL